CGTGCCGGCGTGCCCGGGGGTGCCGTCCGTGCCGCCGGGCCCGGGGGTGCCGCCTGCGGCGCCTCCGCCGGTCACCCCGGCGGGGCCGGTTCCGCCGGCGCCGGCACCGACGCCGCCTGCTGCGCCCTGCCCGCCTGAGCCGACGCCGCCGGTTCCTGCGCCGCCGTGCCCGCCGCCTGCGCCGACGCCGCCGCCTCCGGTGACTCCGCCGGTTGGTCCTCCGGTTCCGCCGCCGGTGGTCCCGGATGCGCCGCCGCCGGGTGGTTCGGACTGCCCGCCGCCTGCGCCGACGCCGCCTCCGCCGCCGGTGACTCCGCCGGTTGGTCCTCCGGTTCCGCCGCCGGTGGTGCCGGATGTGCCGCCGCCGGGTGGTTCGGACTTTCCGCCGCCTGCGCCGACGCCGCCTCCGCCGCCGGTGACTCCGCCGGTTGGTCCTCCGGTTCCACCGCCGGTGGTGCCGGATGCGCCGCCGCCGGGTGGTTCGGAGTGCCCGCCGCCTGCGCCGACGCCGCCTCCGCCGCCGGTGGTGCCGGATGCGCCGCCGCCCGGTGGTGCGGACTGCCCTCCGCCTGCTGCGCCGCCCACGTCGCCGGACGGTGCGTGTTGCCACGGAACGGCGACGGGAACGTCGTGCTGCTGCGTCACGCCGGCACCGTCGGCGACGGCCTCTCCGGCACCGTCCGAGGCACCGTCGTCTGCGGTACCGACGGTGTCCTCGACTGCGTCATCGGTGGTGTCGTCAGCGGTGTCGTCGGGGGTGGACGTCGTCGACTCCGCACTCCACCACGCCACCGGCACCGTCCACGGTCGGGCTGCGGATGCGCGCATCGTTGAGGGGTCCGTCGGGACCCTTACCGGGTCGGCGACGGCTCCGGCCGGGGTGACCGGAGCACTCGGCGGTGACGGAGCAGGTTCGGGTGCGCAGCCCCAGTTCCATGAGCCACAGTCCGGAGAGCCACAGTCCGGAGAGCCCCAGTTCCGTGAGGCCGGGTTCGTTCAGACCGGGATCGGGGCTGCGCCGGCACCGGACGTCGGACCGGGGCCGGGTGTGGAGCCGACGTGGAGTGTCGACGGTGTCGCGCCGGCACCGGACGCGGGACCAGACATGGGGCCGGGACCTGACGTGGGACCTGACATGGGGCCGGGGCCGGAACCGGTTGCGACGGATGCGCCGGACCCGGTGTGGACCGGGGACGTCGGTGCTCCGGGGGCGGGCGTGGAGCCGTCGGCGGAGTCGTGGCGTCCGGACGTCTGGACTGCCGGTGCGTTGGACGGCGGCGACACCGGCGCGTTCGCCGGAGGGGCCGGCGGGGACGCCGGTGTGTTCGAGGGGGCGGCCGCCGGGCCGTCGGACGGCGGGAACGCCGTCGGGCTGGAGAGGAGTGGAACGTGGTGACGTCGGGACCCGGGGGCACGCCCCGCGACATGCCCCGGAGCGCCGCCCGGGATGTGCCCCGCGACCTGCCCCCGGCGGGGTCGGGCGGGGATCCGTACCGGCACCTCGTTGAGGAGTACCTGGCCGGGCTGCGGGAGATCACCGCGGAGTTCGAGCGGGTGTGTGCGGAACGGGCGGACCTGCTGCGCGCACACGGTGCCTCGGGGACGCCACCCACCTCGGCTGCCTCGGCCTCGGCGGCCGCGCCGGGTGTCAGCGGGAAGGCGACCGTGCCGCAGTCCTGTGGCGGGGGAGTGCGGCTGACGCCGGCGGGAGGCCCGGTCGCAGGCCCCGGAGGCGGCGGAGTCGTCGGGGGAACCGCGGCCGGCCCGGTCGCAGGCCCCGGAGGCGTCGCCCCCGGACTCGTCGGGGGCGACGGCCGGACCGGCCCCGGCCCGGTCCTGCGCTAGAGCCGCACCTTCTCGGCCCGGCGGGCGAGGTCGGCGTTCTCCGGCAGGGAGTCGGTGAGCTCCTCGCGGGTGAAGGTCGTCGTCCCCTTGACCTTCTCGTCCGCCTCGCGGAACGCGGCGTAGGTCTTGTCCTGCCCGGCGAGGATGAACCCCGTCATCAGGGCGCGGATGACGTCCTGGCGCGACCACTCGGGCAGCCCGGTGCCCAGGAGCAGCCGCCGGCCGATCTTCTCCTGGAAGCCGGGGGCGGAGCCCTTGTCCACACGCCGGTAGATCATGTCCCCACCCCACCGGGCGGCGACACGTGCGGCGTCGCCACCGGGCACGGTCCCCAGCTTGCCGGGGGAGAAGATGAGGCCGTCCGCGGTCACGCGCTCGGCGGCGTCGTAGCAGCTGGGCGTCGTGTCCGACGGGTAGATGGTGATGACCCCGGCGAGGGCGGGCTCCGTCGCGTAGCCCTTCTGTGCCCTGGTGCCGGTGCGGCCGCTGCCGGTGAGGATCGCCGCGCCGCCGCCCATGCCGTGGCCGGCGGTGTAGAGCTGGTGCGGGGACACCGTGATGTTGCCGGTGCCGAGGCGCACCCCGGCGAGGATCTGGAGGCAGGACTCCAGGTCGGAGGCGAATCCGCGGTGGTTCGGGAACACCCCGTTCTCCGTGTCGGGGGCGGCGACGGCGATGCCCCAGCTGGCGAGGTGCCGCAGGGTGGCGTGGTAGCCGTCGATGCGGGTGCACCAGTCGTGTCCGAAGGCGACACCGGGGATGGCCTTGCCCTCGGCGGGGGTGTAGACCTTGCCGGGCAGTCCGGCGAAGGCGAGATCGCCGACGAGCACGCGGTGCGGTCCGCGCTTGGCGAGTCGGGGGACGAGGTCTTTCATTTTCTTAGCCACGCTCTCCGAGCCTAGTGGATAACGGTTTCTGTCACGACGGCACGGCCCCTCGGGAGCAGTTTCTGTCACGACGGCACGGCCCCTCGGCAGCGGTTTCCGGCACGACGGCACGGCCCCTCGGGAGCGGTTTCTGTCACGACGGGCCGGGCCGTCGACAATGGTTTCGGGCATGACGGGGAAGGGCGCTAATGTAGGGCGCATGTGTGGAATTGTGGGATACGTTGGTGACGCCCAGGCCCTCGACATCGGATACGACGCGCTCGCGCGGATGGAGTACCGGGGCTACGACTCCGCCGGGATCGCGGTGATCCAGCAGGGCACCGTCGAGGTGGAGAAGCGCGCCGGCAAGCTCGCGAACCTCCGCGAACGGCTCGACGAGGTCGGCCGGGACCACTTCACGGGCACGACGTGCATCGGCCACACGCGGTGGGCGACCCACGGCCGCCCGACGGACGTCAACGCCCACCCCCACGTGTCCTTCGACGGCAAGGCCGTCATCGTGCACAACGGCATCATCGAGAACTTCGCCCCGCTGCGCAAGGAGCTCGAGGCCGCCGGCATCGAGCTGGCCAGTGAGACGGACTCCGAGGTCGCGGCGCACCTCGTCGCCCTCGCGTACAACGACGGCCCGACGGCCGGTGACTTCGAGGCGTCCGCGCTGCACGTCCTCCGCCGTCTCGAGGGCGCCTTCACCCTGCTGTTCGCGCACGCGGACCACCCGGAGATGATCGTGGCGGGCCGGAAGTCCACCCCGCTCATCGTCGGTGTCGGCGAGGGGGAGATGTTCCTCGGCTCGGATGTCGCGGCGTTCATCGCGCAGACGAAGAACGCGGTGGAGCTCGGCCAGGACAACGCGGTGACGATCACCCGCGACGGCTACCGCATCATGGACTTCAGCGGTGAGGAGGTCGAGGGCACCCCGTTCACGATCGACTGGGACCTCGAGGCCGCGGAGAAGGGCGGGTACGACTCCTTCATGATGAAGGAGATCTTCGAGCAGCCGGCCGCGATCCGGGACACTCTCGCCGGCCACTACGACAGCGGGCGGATCATCCTCGACGAGCAGCGGTTGTCGGATGAGGATCTGCGGCAGATCGAGAAGGTCTTCGTCGTCGCCTGTGGGTCGGCCTACCACTCGGGCCTGCTGGCGAAGTACGCGATCGAGCACTGGGTGCGCATCCCGGTGGAGATCGAGGTCGCGTCGGAGTTCCGCTACCGCGACCCGGTGCTGGACCAGCAGACGCTCGTCGTCGCGGTGTCCCAGTCGGGTGAGACGGCGGACACCCTGGAGGCGGTGCGGCACGCGAAGTCGCAGGGCGCGCGGGTGCTGGCGGTGTGCAACACGAACGGGTCGCAGATCCCGCGGGAGTCGGATGCGGTGCTGTATACGCATGCCGGCCCGGAGATCGGGGTGGCGTCGACGAAGGCGTTCCTGGCCCAGGTCGCGGCGAACTACATCGTCGGCCTGGCGTTGGCGCAGGCCCGGGGGACGAAGTACCCGGACGAGATCGAGGTGATCTACTCCCAGCTGGAGGAGATCCCCGCGAAGATCGAGAAGGTCCTGGAGCTCCAGGATGAGGTGCACGCCCTGGCGGACGAGCTCGGGGCGATCCCGACGATGCTCTTCCTCGGCCGGCACGTGGGCTTCCCGGTGGCGTTGGAGGGCGCGTTGAAGCTGAAGGAGCTCGCGTACATCCACGCTGAGGGGTTCGCGGCCGGTGAGTTGAAGCACGGTCCGATTGCGCTGATCGAGGATGATCTCCCGGTGGTCGTCGTCGTCCCCTCCCCGGAGGGCCGGCCGGTCCTGCACTCCAAGATCGTGACGAACATCCAGGAGATCCGCGCGCGTGGTGCGCGGACGATCGTCATCGCGGAGGAGGGGGACGAGGCGGTCCGTCCGTACGCGCACACGCTGCTGGAGATCCCGAAGTCGTCGACGTTGATGCAGCCGCTGCTGTCGACGGTGCCGTTGCAGTTCCTGTCGGCGGAGATCGCCCGGCAGTGCGGGAACACGGACATCGACAAGCCCCGGAACCTGGCGAAGTCGGTCACGGTGGAGTAGGTTCCGCCCCGCTCCGGCCCCGGGGGGTGGCCGGGAGTGGGGGTAGTGGGGGTACGACGCCGACCTCTGCTGCAAAGGTGCAGGCAGTGGGGTTCACCGTCCGGGGTGGGGACGGAGCTTCGGGAGTGAAGTCTTTGGCCGGGAAAGCTGTATAGTTGAAGCGTCTGCGGGGGAAATGCTTATGTGAGTGTCAGGAACGCCGGGGGAACACGCCGCCGGTGACCGATCATGAGAGGTACACCCACATGAAGAAGATGGCCACTGTTCTGGTGGCTGGTCTTGTCACCAGCGCGGTCGCGACCGCCCCTCACGCTGTGGCAGACGATGCAACGACCACGCAGAAGGCGGAGGTCAACATCCTCGACGGGTCCGTCAAGGGGTCGAGCGGGACCAAGGGGTCGTCGGACGTCAAGGGCTCGAATGATGCGAAGGGCTCCGGGGACAACAAGGGCTCGGTCCAGGGGTCGCTGGGCTCCACGGGGAAGAAGGCTGACACCGCTCAGGGGCAGGTCGGTTCCACGATCGACGGCAGCCTCGGCAAGGCCACGGGCAAGGCCACGGGCACCGCGGTCACCGGCGACGGTGGCGCCGGCGGGCAGGCCACCGTCGGTTCCGCGGTCGGCAGCCTGGGCAAGGACGGCGTCGCCGGCAAGGGTGGCGACGAGAAGGGCACCGCCGGCTCGGACATCACCGGCAGCCTGAGCACGCTCGGCAGCTCCGAGAAGAAGGCCGAGGGTGCGGGCGATGACAACGGGGGTGCGAACCCCGATGACCAGGCTCCGGTCGGTTCCGCCGCGAACCTGCTCTCGAAGTTCATGGCCGGTGCGCTCAAGGCCTTGCAGGGCAGTGACGACAAGTACGGCACGGAGCTTGTCGGGAGTGCCATGAACACGGTGGTGAAGCTGAACGGCAAGGGGGTTGACATCGTCGGCAGCCTCCAGAACTCGGCGAAGTCGTCGGACAGTGTCACCGGCAGCCTCGGCAAGGGTGACGGCAAGGCGACGGCCGGGTCCGACATCACCGGTAGCCTCGGCAAGGGCGAGGGTAAGGGTGACGGCAAGGCGACGGCCGGGTCCGACATCACCGGCAGCCTCGGCAAGGGGACCGCTGTGGTGAACATCCTCGGCAGCCTTGGTAAGGGCGAGGGCAAGGGTGACGGCAAGGAGACCGCCGGGTCCGACATCACCGGTAGCCTCGGTAAGGGCGAGGGTAAGGGTGACGGCAAGGTGACCGCCGGGTCCGACATCACCGGCAGCCTCGGTAAGGGCGAGGGTAAGGGTGACGGCAAGGTGACCGCCGGGTCCGACATCACCGGCAGCCTCGGCAAGAAGACTGAGGCGAGCAAGCCCTCCGAGACGGCGCCGGCTGACCCGAAGCCGTCTGAGACTGCGCCGGTTGACCCGAAGCCGGTCGATCCGAAGCCCGTTGATCCGAAGCCGGAGAAGGAGCGCACCTTCATTGACGTCCTCCTCGAGATCGTCGGCAAGATCACCGACGTGCTCGACGGGAAGGGTTTCGCTGGTGCCGATATCACCGGGTCGCTGACCGGTGACAAGGACTCCAAGGACAAGGGTGGCGACAAGGACGTCCCGGGTAGCGGCAAGATCCAGGGTTCCGTCCCCTCGGGTCTCACCACGCTCGTCGGCTCCAAGGACAACAGCTCGCTGCTCGGGAGCCTGGATGGCAAGGGCACGACGACCGGCTCGCTGCCGGCCTCGATCAGCCAGATCATCCTGGGCTTCCTCGGTGTCGCCGGGATCGCCGGTGCCATCAGCTGGTGGTGGTCCTTCACTCACCGGTGATCACTTCGGTGAGTGACGTCCCTGGGCTTCCCGGGATGTCGTGACCTCAGGTCCGGAGACAGGGGCCGTCCACACCTCGCGCGTGCGGGTGTGGGCGGCCCCTTCTGCATTGTCGGCGTTGCCGGGAGGCGGGGTGTGATGTGACCGCTCACCCCTGATGGGGGGCGCGATAAACATACACCAGAGGTTCCGGAAAGCAGACGTGCAGCGTATATGCGACCGGCTGTACGTAATAGGTATAACGTGATCTGTATAACGTCCTGGCTTCGGCGTTGCTGTGCGGCGTCTGTGGTGTCTTAGTAAGATCTTACGGAGCTGGAGGCGACGGTCGCCTCGGCCCGGTGTGAAAGGACAACACCATATGATGAAGAAGAGGACGTTAGGGGCGGCGCTCGCCGCGGGGGCCCTAATCCTGCAGGCGACGGCGGCGCCGGCGCAGGCGACAGAGCAGGCGGCACTGCAGATGAGATGTGCGATCAGAATGTCGCCTCTCAATACCGACAAGGACGTCTCCACACTGGTGACGTTCGATGCGCCGGAGGATGTCTACGTCGGTGAGCCGGTGACGATCAGGGCGAGCATTGGGGATGTTGTCTTCAAGGACGGGACGATGTCACTTGCAAGCAATGCCCGGGTGAACTCCAGCGTCATCAGGATTCAGGTTTCGGGCGACTTTGACTTCGTTGGAAACCCGCCGGCCGGGGTTTCTCGTCGTGGGAATGTGATCGAGATCCGGGATCGGGTGAGTGGGACGCTCAAGGGTGACACCCTGACCGCGAAGACCCAGCCGCTCGAGATGACGGTCGTCCCGAAGAAGAAGGGGCGGTTCACTGTCACCGCCGCGCAGAATCTGCTTGATGCTAACGTCTCAGCAACTAGTTTCTTGGGGAATCATCGCGGTACCACTAATTGCTCTGTTCCTGCAGGGTCGGTCATTGGATACCGAATCGTGAATGAGCGGCCGGTCGAAGCGCCCAAGAAGACTGAAGAGCCGCAGCCGACCTCGTCCGAGCCGCAGGCTACGTCCACGGAGCCGACCCCGACGGAGCCCCCGGCTGCGACGACCGAGCCGACTCCGTCTGAGGAGAGCAAGCCGTCCGAGGATCCCAAGCCGTCGGAGGAGGCCAAGCCGTCTGAGGAGGCCAAGCCGTCCGAGGAGAGCAAGCCGTCCGAGGAGCCCAAGCCGTCGGAGGAGCCCAAGCCGTCCACGGAGCCGACCCCGTCCGACAAGCCGTCTGAGGAGCCCAAGCCGTCGGAGGAGGCCAAGCCGTCCACGGAGCCGACCCCGTCCGACAAGCCGTCGGAGGAGGCCAAGCCGTCGGAGGAGGCCAAGCCGTCCACGGAGCCGACCCGTCCGACAAGCCGTCGGAGGAGCCCAAGCCGTCTGAGCAGGCCAAGCCGTCCGAGGAGCCCAAGCCGTCGGAGGAGCCCAAGCCTTCCGCGGAGCCGACTCCGTCCGAGGAGGCCAAGCCGTCTGAGGAGCCCAAGCCGTCCGAGGAGGCCAAGCCGTCGGAGGAGGCCAAGCCGTCCACGGAGCCGACTCCGTCCGACAAGCCGTCGGAGGAGCCCAAGCCGTCTGAGGAGGCCAAGCCGTCTGAGGAGAGCAAGCCGTCCACGGAGCCGACTCCGTCCGAGCAGGCCAAGCCGTCCGAGGAGGCCAAGCCGTCTGAGGAGCCCAAGCCGTCTGAGCAGGCTAAGCCCTCTGAGCAGGCCAAGCCGTCCGAGGAGAGCAAGCCGTCTGAGGAGCCCAAGCCGTCCACGGAGCCGACTCCGTCCGAGCAGGCCAAGCCGTCTGAGCAGGCTAAGCCGTCCGAGGAGGCCAAGCCGTCTGAGCAGGCTAAGCCGTCGGAGGAGGCCAAGCCGTCTGAGCAGGCTAAGCCGTCGGAGGAGGCCAAGCCGTCTGAGCAGGCTAAGCCGTCGGAGGAGCCCAAGCCGTCTGAGCAGGCTAAGCCCTCTGAGCAGGCCAAGCCGTCCGAGGAGAGCAAGCCGTCCACGGAGCCGACTCCGGGCGACAAGCCCGCGGAGAACGCCGGCGACTCCTCCGATGCCGCAGCGAAGCTCGCGGAGGCGGAGAAGAAGCTCGCTGACGCGGAGAAGAAGGCCCAGGAGCTTCAGCAGCAGCTGGATCAGGCGAAGAAGGACAAGCAGGCCGCCGAGTCTGCCCTCAACGCCGCCCAGAACGACAAGAAGGCTGCTGAGTCCGAGCGTGACGCCGCCAAGAAGGCCCTCGACGACTGCAAGGCCACGGAGAAGGAGCTGAAGCAGCAGCTCAAGGACTCCGAGGACGCGAAGAAGAAGGCTGAGTCCGAGCGGGATGCCGCCAAGAAGGCTCTCGAGGAGGCCCAGCAGAACCAGGAGAAGCACCCCGCGACCCCGGAGCAGCCTGCCCCGCCGGCCACGCCGGAGGAGTCGACGCCGCCGGCCACGCCGGAGCCTCCGGCCACGCCCGAGCAGCCTGCCCCGCCGGTCACGCCGGAGCAGCCTGCCCCGCCGGCGCAGAAGAAGCCCACGATCCTGGACATCATCCGGGACATCTTCCGCTCCATCACCGGCTCCGTGTCCGGTGACAAGGGCACGACGGGCAGCAGCAAGCTCGTCGGCTCGCTGACGGGTGACAAGGACAACGGCGGCAAGATCCTCGGCTCGCTGCCGGGTGGCAAGGACAACGCCATCATCCGGATCCTCGGCTCGGACAAGGGCGTCAAGCTCCCCGGGTCCGACAACAACGGCAAGATCAACGGCAGCATCCCGGGCTCTGGCGGAAACGGCAAGATCACGGGCTCCATCCCGGGCTCTGAGGGCAACGGCGGGATCACGGTCTCCGTCCCCGGGTCCGACAACAACGGCAAGATCACGGGTTCCGTCCCGGGGTCTGACAACAACAACAAGATCACGGGGAGCATCCCGGGTTCGGTGACCTCGCCGAGCCTGCTCAGCGTGATCCTGGGCCTCATCGGTGGCGCCGGCATCGTCGGCCTCATCGCATGGTGCTGGGGTCTCATCCCCCGGTAACTCGCTGACGGGGGCCGTCGTCCCCCACCGGTGACCCCGGACCGGCCGCACCCCGCGTGCGGCCCCGCGTGAACCACCCTCCGACCGTTCCTCCGGGAGCGGACGGCGGGTGGTTTTCGCATGTCACGGCCCCGGACCTCCCGCGCCGGCCCCGGACCGGCGTGCGGGGCAGGACCCGGCCGGTCCCGGACCGGCGCGCGGGGGAGGACCCGGCCGGCCCGGGACCGGCGCGCGGGGGGAGGACCCGGCCGGCCCGGGACCGGCGCGCGGGGGGAGGACCCGGCCGGCCCCGGACCGGCGCGCGGGGGAGGACCCGGCCGGCCCGGGACGTGCGCGCGGGCCGGGTCGGATGTGGCGGCCCCGCACCCCATGAGGGAAGATCACAGACATGCCCGTCAGTGATACCCAGGCAGGCCCGCACAGCCTCGCCGAACTTGTCGTCGACCTCGGTGCCGTCGCGCACAACGTCCGTCGGCTCCGCGCCCTCGCCGCCCCCGCCCGGCTCATGGCGGTCGTCAAGGCGGACGGCTACAACATGGGCGCGCGTGCCGTGGCGCTGACGGCGCTCGACCACGGGGCGGACGAGCTCGGCGTCGCGACCGTCGGGGAGGGCCTGGACATCCTCGCGGTGCTCCGCGACGCCGGCCGCACCGCCCCCGTCACCGCCTGGATGTGGTACCCCGGCGAACCGCTCGACGACGCCGTCGCCGCAGGTCTCACCCTCGGCATCCCGTCGCTCGAGCACGCGCGGGCGCTCACCGCCGTCGCCGCCGACCGGGGGCGCCCGGGGCAGCCGCCCGTCCGGGCCACGCTCATGGCGGACACGGGCCTGTCCCGCTCCGGGATCGCGCCCGGGGAGTGGGGGGAGGTCCTCGACCTCGTCGCCGCCGCCGCACGGACCGGGTCTGTCGAGGTCACCGGGGT
The sequence above is drawn from the Corynebacterium bovis DSM 20582 = CIP 54.80 genome and encodes:
- the glmS gene encoding glutamine--fructose-6-phosphate transaminase (isomerizing), whose protein sequence is MCGIVGYVGDAQALDIGYDALARMEYRGYDSAGIAVIQQGTVEVEKRAGKLANLRERLDEVGRDHFTGTTCIGHTRWATHGRPTDVNAHPHVSFDGKAVIVHNGIIENFAPLRKELEAAGIELASETDSEVAAHLVALAYNDGPTAGDFEASALHVLRRLEGAFTLLFAHADHPEMIVAGRKSTPLIVGVGEGEMFLGSDVAAFIAQTKNAVELGQDNAVTITRDGYRIMDFSGEEVEGTPFTIDWDLEAAEKGGYDSFMMKEIFEQPAAIRDTLAGHYDSGRIILDEQRLSDEDLRQIEKVFVVACGSAYHSGLLAKYAIEHWVRIPVEIEVASEFRYRDPVLDQQTLVVAVSQSGETADTLEAVRHAKSQGARVLAVCNTNGSQIPRESDAVLYTHAGPEIGVASTKAFLAQVAANYIVGLALAQARGTKYPDEIEVIYSQLEEIPAKIEKVLELQDEVHALADELGAIPTMLFLGRHVGFPVALEGALKLKELAYIHAEGFAAGELKHGPIALIEDDLPVVVVVPSPEGRPVLHSKIVTNIQEIRARGARTIVIAEEGDEAVRPYAHTLLEIPKSSTLMQPLLSTVPLQFLSAEIARQCGNTDIDKPRNLAKSVTVE